AAATGGAGTTTTTGGCATACAATAAAGGCAACGAAAATTACATCTTTGTGTTACTGAAATTCTTAAATAATCTATTACTCTTCCATAGCTATCTACTAACATCAAAGGCCTTTACAATAATTTATTAAATTTCAAAATAAGCTCAACTCTACCCATACCTATACGCAAATCTTTAGCAATTTGCTCAATGGATTTTTTTTGATTAAAAAGCTCTATTACCTTTTGTTCTTCATTATCATAGCTTGGGCTTAATTTTGTAATACTTTGGGTTTTTTGTTCTAAATTTAATAAACGATTTTTTTGCTCACTTTGAAATTCTTCAATCACCTCTTCTACTTCTTTTAAAGCGCTTAAAATAGGAATAATATTTTGATTAATTTTTTGTTCTAATACTTGCAAAAGCTCTTCTTTTAATTCTTCTTTAATGGCTTCAGTATCTATTTCTTTTTTTTCTTGCTCTTGCTCATCTAAACTTTCTTTTTTTAAATAATGATATTGCTTATTTAAATCTTCTATCATCTTACCA
This genomic stretch from Campylobacter lari subsp. concheus harbors:
- a CDS encoding DUF6115 domain-containing protein; amino-acid sequence: MGSDILLWLVVALLIFAMFAYMMIKEKESIAKINELGKMIEDLNKQYHYLKKESLDEQEQEKKEIDTEAIKEELKEELLQVLEQKINQNIIPILSALKEVEEVIEEFQSEQKNRLLNLEQKTQSITKLSPSYDNEEQKVIELFNQKKSIEQIAKDLRIGMGRVELILKFNKLL